The DNA segment CACCATAACCCTATTTTGGTGAATTGCGCTTGGTTAGACCAACATTGCATGGATAACGGCACTGAGTTTCTCAGACGTGTCGCCCAATACCCACAGGTTAAGGGGTTACTCTGGGGCCATGTGCATCAACAGTTGGATACCGACTATGACGGTCCCCATGGCCCACTGCAATTAATGGCGACCCCTTCTACTTGTATTCAGTTTAAACCGCAATCGCCTTATTTTGCCCTCGATGGACTGCAACCCGGTTATCGTTTGCTGGAGCTGAAGGCCGATGGTAGCATCTGCACTAATGTGTATCGCGTGCCGGGAAATCTGTTTTCCCCCGATAAAGATTCCAGCGGTTATTAACGCGAGTGACCGCAGCTTGAGGAACTATGCTGCTCTATATTCACGGATTCAACAGTTCACCTTTCTCCGATAAAGCGGTGATGACGGCGCAATATATGGCCGAGCATCACCCTTCTTTAGCATTCCATCAACCGCAATTACCCAATACACCTAAGGCCGCCATGGCCTTGCTGCAGCACTACGTTGAGGCGGCTAAGCAAGCGGGCGAGCCACTCAATTATATCGGCTCATCCTTGGGGGGATATTTTGCGAGTTACTTGGCAGAGCTGTACGGTGGCCGCGCTGTGTTGGTGAATCCGGCCGTCAAGCCCTTTGAGC comes from the Shewanella mangrovisoli genome and includes:
- a CDS encoding YqiA/YcfP family alpha/beta fold hydrolase produces the protein MLLYIHGFNSSPFSDKAVMTAQYMAEHHPSLAFHQPQLPNTPKAAMALLQHYVEAAKQAGEPLNYIGSSLGGYFASYLAELYGGRAVLVNPAVKPFELFDEFMGLQFNPYTEEHYQVLPEHKLEVAEFNTAVIRNPDRFLVLLQTGDEVLDYREALHKYHHCQLRIESGGDHSFVGYERYLQTVSQFLHLP